The Frondihabitans australicus genome includes a region encoding these proteins:
- a CDS encoding response regulator transcription factor — translation MRVAIVDDHESVRLGIQAACQNEGFDVILTAAGVQEFVDNLAGREVDVVVLDLSLGDGSTVTENVKRVQATGSAVLVHSIADRVASVREALAAGAAGVIPKSSATKTVMAAVATVARGDVLNNLEWASAIDADRDFAKAQLGRREREILHLYASGLPLKLAAQQLGIGYSTAREYLDRIRVKYVEVGRPAPTKVDLLRRAVEDGILPGLDADGGDGR, via the coding sequence GTGCGCGTCGCGATCGTCGACGACCACGAGTCCGTCCGTCTCGGCATCCAGGCCGCCTGCCAGAACGAGGGCTTCGACGTCATCCTCACCGCCGCCGGCGTGCAGGAGTTCGTCGACAACCTCGCCGGCCGCGAGGTCGACGTCGTCGTGCTCGACCTGTCCCTCGGCGACGGCTCCACCGTGACCGAGAACGTCAAGCGAGTCCAGGCCACCGGCTCAGCCGTTCTCGTGCACTCCATCGCCGACCGCGTCGCCTCCGTGCGCGAGGCGCTCGCCGCCGGTGCCGCCGGCGTCATCCCCAAGTCGTCCGCGACGAAGACCGTCATGGCGGCCGTCGCGACCGTCGCCCGCGGCGACGTGCTCAACAACCTCGAGTGGGCGAGCGCCATCGACGCCGACCGCGACTTCGCGAAGGCGCAGCTCGGCCGGCGCGAGCGCGAGATCCTCCACCTCTACGCCTCGGGTCTGCCGCTCAAGCTCGCCGCCCAGCAGCTCGGCATCGGCTACTCGACCGCCCGCGAGTACCTCGACCGCATCCGCGTGAAGTACGTCGAGGTCGGCCGCCCGGCGCCGACGAAGGTCGACCTGCTCCGCCGCGCCGTGGAAGACGGCATCCTGCCGGGCCTGGATGCGGACGGCGGCGATGGCCGCTGA